The Micromonospora sp. M71_S20 genome has a window encoding:
- the rph gene encoding rifamycin-inactivating phosphotransferase codes for MTGQYVLGLQDVDDVQVAIVGGKGAHLGALSRIGGIRVPAGFCVTTDAFRRIMAETPSIDERLDQLSRLDPDDRESIRTVSAQIRRSIEATLLPDEVAAAIIRAVSQLGERAACAVRSSATAEDLPTASFAGQQDTYLNVMGPAAILQHVSRCWASLFTERAVTYRRRNGIDHRTVHMAVVVQRMVFPQAAGVLFTADPVTSNRRVASVEASFGLGEALVSGLVNTDTYRVRGDEIIEKAIAAKRLAIHALPAGGTAEQAIDPQRQEQPALTDAQVLRLVRLGRRIEAHFGHPQDIEWCLVDDDFHIVQSRPITTLFPIPETGDGENHVYVSVGHQQMMTDAMRPLGVSMWQLTAMAPMHEAGGRLFVDVTRRLAAPASRAGLLEMVGRSDPLVRDALETVLDRGDFVPSLPDQGPAGPPAGGAPAPIETDPAIVSELIERSRASVATLQRDIRTKSGPALFDFLREAFEEHKRALSDPLNMQAIMAGMEATWWLNDKLHEWLGEKNAADALTLSAPHNVTSEMGLALLDVADVIRPYPEVVAFLRQVEDEGFVDELAGLPGGQEARDAIRTFLDAYGMRCAGEIDITRPRWSERPSTLVPVILDNIRNLAPGARKRRFAQGRQQAEQKEQEVLARLRALPDGERKAEETKRVIDRVRTFVGYREYPKYAIVSRYFIYKQALLEEAERLVRADVLPEREDIFYLTFQELSDVVRTSKVDDQLIQRRKEAFRAYQRLIPPRVLTSEGEGIAGAYRREDVPTGALVGLPVSGGVVEGRARVILDLAKADLEPGDILVTAYTDPSWSPLFVAIEGLVTEVGGLMTHGAVVAREYGLPALVGVEQATTLIRDGQRIRVHATDGYVEILP; via the coding sequence ATGACCGGGCAGTACGTGTTGGGTCTCCAGGACGTGGACGACGTGCAGGTCGCGATCGTCGGCGGCAAGGGCGCGCACCTGGGGGCGTTGTCGCGGATCGGCGGCATCCGGGTGCCGGCGGGCTTCTGCGTGACGACGGACGCCTTCCGGCGGATCATGGCCGAGACGCCGTCGATCGACGAGCGGCTCGACCAGCTGTCGCGCCTGGACCCGGACGACCGGGAGTCGATCCGCACAGTCAGTGCGCAGATCCGCCGGAGCATCGAAGCGACACTCCTCCCCGACGAGGTGGCGGCGGCGATCATCCGGGCTGTCTCCCAGCTCGGCGAGCGAGCCGCCTGTGCCGTCCGGTCCAGCGCGACGGCGGAGGACCTGCCGACGGCCTCCTTCGCGGGCCAGCAGGACACGTACCTGAACGTCATGGGGCCGGCGGCCATCCTCCAGCACGTCAGCCGGTGCTGGGCCTCGCTCTTCACCGAGCGGGCCGTGACCTACCGTCGACGCAACGGCATCGACCACCGCACGGTCCACATGGCCGTCGTCGTGCAGAGGATGGTCTTTCCACAGGCGGCCGGCGTCCTGTTCACCGCCGACCCCGTCACGTCCAACCGGAGGGTCGCCTCCGTGGAGGCCAGCTTCGGCCTCGGCGAGGCTCTGGTCTCCGGGTTGGTGAACACGGACACCTATCGGGTGCGCGGCGATGAGATCATCGAAAAGGCGATCGCGGCCAAACGACTTGCCATCCACGCCCTGCCGGCGGGCGGGACGGCGGAACAGGCGATCGACCCACAGCGGCAGGAGCAGCCGGCGCTGACTGATGCGCAGGTCTTGCGGCTGGTGCGGTTGGGCCGGCGGATCGAAGCCCATTTCGGCCATCCCCAGGACATCGAGTGGTGCCTGGTCGACGACGACTTCCACATCGTCCAGAGCCGGCCGATCACCACCCTGTTCCCGATCCCCGAGACGGGCGATGGAGAGAACCACGTCTACGTCTCCGTCGGTCACCAGCAGATGATGACCGACGCCATGAGGCCCCTCGGGGTGTCCATGTGGCAGCTGACGGCCATGGCGCCGATGCACGAGGCCGGCGGGAGGCTGTTCGTCGACGTCACCCGGCGCCTGGCCGCACCCGCGAGCCGCGCCGGTCTGCTGGAGATGGTGGGCAGGTCCGATCCACTGGTCAGGGACGCGCTGGAGACCGTCCTCGACCGCGGCGACTTCGTTCCGTCGCTCCCCGACCAGGGTCCCGCAGGGCCGCCCGCCGGCGGTGCGCCCGCCCCGATCGAGACCGATCCGGCCATCGTCAGCGAACTGATCGAACGCAGCCGGGCGTCTGTCGCCACCCTGCAGCGCGACATCCGGACGAAATCCGGACCGGCGCTGTTCGACTTCCTGCGGGAGGCCTTCGAGGAGCACAAGCGCGCCCTCAGTGATCCGCTCAACATGCAGGCGATCATGGCGGGGATGGAGGCCACGTGGTGGCTCAACGACAAGCTGCACGAGTGGCTGGGCGAGAAGAACGCGGCCGACGCGCTCACGTTGTCCGCGCCCCACAACGTCACGTCGGAGATGGGACTGGCGCTGCTGGACGTCGCGGACGTCATCCGCCCGTACCCGGAGGTCGTGGCCTTCCTGCGGCAGGTCGAGGACGAGGGCTTCGTGGATGAGCTGGCCGGGCTCCCGGGCGGACAGGAAGCGCGAGACGCCATCCGGACCTTTCTCGACGCGTACGGCATGCGCTGCGCCGGCGAGATCGACATCACGAGGCCGCGCTGGAGCGAACGCCCCAGCACGCTCGTGCCCGTCATCCTCGACAACATCAGGAACCTCGCGCCGGGCGCTCGCAAGCGGCGCTTCGCGCAGGGGCGCCAGCAGGCGGAACAGAAGGAACAGGAGGTTCTGGCGCGCTTGCGGGCCCTGCCGGACGGGGAGCGGAAGGCGGAAGAGACGAAGCGGGTGATCGACCGGGTCCGAACCTTCGTCGGGTACCGGGAGTATCCGAAGTACGCCATCGTCAGCCGCTACTTCATCTACAAGCAGGCCCTGCTCGAGGAGGCCGAACGTCTCGTGCGGGCCGACGTGCTTCCGGAGAGGGAGGACATCTTCTACCTCACGTTCCAGGAACTCTCCGACGTCGTGCGCACGAGCAAGGTGGACGATCAGCTCATCCAGCGGCGGAAGGAAGCGTTCAGGGCGTACCAGAGGCTCATCCCGCCCCGAGTGCTCACGTCGGAGGGTGAGGGCATCGCCGGCGCGTACCGACGCGAGGATGTGCCGACCGGCGCGCTGGTCGGCCTCCCGGTTTCCGGCGGGGTCGTCGAGGGGCGGGCCCGCGTCATCCTGGACCTGGCCAAGGCCGATCTCGAACCGGGCGACATCCTGGTCACCGCCTACACCGATCCGAGCTGGTCACCCCTGTTCGTCGCGATCGAGGGACTGGTGACGGAGGTGGGCGGCCTCATGACCCACGGGGCGGTGGTCGCCCGGGAGTACGGCCTGCCCGCCCTCGTCGGCGTGGAGCAGGCGACCACGCTGATCCGGGACGGGCAGCGGATTCGCGTGCACGCGACCGACGGGTACGTCGAGATCCTGCCCTGA